A single Mangrovimonas sp. YM274 DNA region contains:
- a CDS encoding glycosyltransferase: MKKRILVMPLNWGLGHATRCIPIIRALIAHHFEPIIASDGDALALLKKEFPHLESLELPSYKIHYAKKGQWFKLKLIANAPNILKAIKNENKMVDQIIATHNIDGIISDNRLGAYSKKVPSVIISHQLRVLSGNTTWFSTRMHQSYIKKYNECWVPDSLKSPNLSGQLGHVDNFEIPLRYLGPISRFEKQDSKDVYDIMVLLSGPEPQRSLLEEKVLALFKDQPTKTVFIKGVMDAEQSCEQMGNMTIYNYMSSDQLEATIHQSSLIVSRSGYTTVMDLAKLGKKAFFIPTPGQFEQEYLAKRLDSQNLVPYCKQDDFSLEQLQRVNAYQGLSDLEYDVNYKKLFSLFKGK, from the coding sequence ATGAAAAAACGCATTTTAGTCATGCCCCTTAACTGGGGATTGGGTCACGCGACCCGCTGCATTCCAATTATCCGTGCTTTAATAGCACACCATTTTGAACCCATCATTGCTTCCGATGGGGATGCGTTGGCTCTGTTAAAAAAGGAATTTCCTCATTTGGAATCCTTGGAACTGCCTTCTTATAAAATTCATTACGCCAAAAAGGGACAGTGGTTCAAACTGAAATTGATTGCCAATGCCCCAAACATTTTAAAGGCTATAAAAAACGAAAACAAGATGGTCGACCAGATCATTGCAACCCACAATATTGACGGCATTATTTCAGACAACAGACTTGGGGCCTACTCCAAGAAAGTTCCTTCGGTAATTATTTCCCACCAACTACGAGTATTAAGTGGCAATACCACCTGGTTCAGTACACGCATGCATCAATCCTACATTAAGAAGTATAATGAATGTTGGGTTCCGGACAGTTTGAAATCACCAAATTTAAGCGGACAACTAGGCCATGTTGATAATTTTGAAATCCCCTTAAGATATCTGGGGCCTATCAGCCGTTTTGAAAAACAGGACTCCAAAGATGTCTATGACATCATGGTATTATTGTCGGGACCAGAACCACAACGCTCCTTATTGGAAGAAAAAGTTTTGGCGCTTTTTAAAGATCAGCCTACAAAAACTGTTTTTATAAAAGGGGTGATGGATGCCGAGCAAAGCTGTGAACAAATGGGCAATATGACCATTTACAATTATATGAGCAGTGACCAATTGGAAGCCACCATCCACCAAAGTTCGCTTATTGTATCCAGATCTGGATACACTACAGTGATGGATTTGGCCAAACTTGGGAAAAAAGCCTTTTTTATTCCAACTCCAGGTCAATTTGAACAGGAATACCTTGCCAAAAGATTGGACAGCCAAAACTTGGTGCCGTATTGTAAGCAAGATGATTTTAGCCTGGAGCAATTGCAGCGCGTGAACGCCTACCAAGGACTTTCAGACCTGGAATACGATGTGAATTACAAAAAGCTATTCAGCCTTTTCAAGGGTAAATGA
- a CDS encoding T9SS type A sorting domain-containing protein, whose product MKKIYFLVFTLTTMLSFGQDMVISGVFDGPLSGGLPKVVELYVINDIADLSLYGFGSANNGDGSDDIEVTLSGSATAGTYLYIASDDTSVVEYFGITPDFISDAANVNGDDALELFFNSAVTDTFGDINVDGSGESWEYRDGWAYRVDGTGPDGTSFIVSNWTYSGPDMVDDCTTNASCTSQFPIGTYSTEASTDPSLVILSPSSGQEFIPGTTSVTLSISVQNFAVGNPGEGIDGHIHWSIDSGDDPVVQPMKYDTEDVSIPVVNGGEYTIEMHLVDNDHNPITPAVSASVEFDVEEIIQVENLAALRADFETNGEGHFYELLSTPTVTYTRTFRNQKYIQDTSAGILIDDNEGIITTTFAEGDGIEGLMGQASEFNGVLQFVPTADASVATATAVTPEIVTIATLLTDWEDYESELIEIADATFEDAGATFETASNYNLNDGAIINFRTNFSEADYIGSTIPSGPVPVIALVNEFNGSPQITSRSLMDMTLSVNQFESLQFSLYPNPTTSGLVTVATANQGNVTVNIYDVLGKNVLNTNIMNGQLNVSTLAPGIYLLKLEQNSASAIKKLIIK is encoded by the coding sequence ATGAAAAAAATTTACTTTTTGGTATTTACGCTTACTACAATGTTATCTTTTGGCCAGGATATGGTAATATCTGGTGTGTTTGACGGCCCTCTTTCCGGAGGCCTTCCCAAGGTTGTTGAACTTTACGTTATCAATGACATTGCCGATCTATCACTTTATGGTTTTGGTTCGGCCAATAACGGAGATGGTTCTGACGATATTGAAGTAACCCTTTCTGGATCAGCCACAGCCGGCACCTATCTTTATATTGCATCGGACGACACGTCTGTTGTGGAATATTTTGGAATTACCCCAGATTTCATTTCCGATGCTGCCAATGTAAATGGTGATGATGCCTTGGAACTGTTCTTCAACAGCGCTGTTACCGATACATTTGGAGACATTAATGTTGATGGCAGTGGAGAATCTTGGGAGTACAGAGACGGATGGGCTTACCGTGTAGATGGAACCGGCCCTGACGGAACTAGTTTCATAGTTAGTAATTGGACTTACAGCGGACCAGACATGGTTGATGACTGTACCACTAATGCTTCCTGCACGTCGCAATTCCCTATTGGCACCTATAGTACAGAAGCTTCCACAGATCCTAGTTTAGTAATTCTTAGCCCTTCTAGCGGACAAGAATTTATTCCTGGAACCACTTCCGTTACACTTTCCATAAGCGTCCAAAATTTTGCGGTTGGAAATCCCGGAGAAGGTATCGACGGTCATATCCATTGGAGTATCGACAGCGGGGATGATCCTGTTGTACAACCCATGAAATACGATACTGAAGATGTTTCTATTCCTGTAGTCAACGGTGGAGAATACACCATTGAAATGCACTTGGTCGACAATGATCACAATCCCATAACTCCAGCAGTGAGCGCTTCAGTTGAATTTGATGTAGAAGAAATCATTCAGGTGGAAAATCTAGCTGCATTAAGAGCAGATTTTGAAACTAATGGTGAAGGTCATTTTTACGAACTATTGAGCACTCCAACCGTCACTTATACCAGAACGTTTAGAAACCAAAAGTACATCCAAGATACAAGCGCCGGAATATTGATTGATGATAATGAAGGCATCATTACAACCACCTTTGCCGAAGGGGATGGTATTGAAGGCCTTATGGGACAGGCTTCTGAATTTAATGGCGTATTACAATTTGTTCCCACCGCGGATGCTTCGGTAGCAACAGCAACGGCAGTTACTCCTGAAATTGTAACTATTGCTACCCTTTTAACGGATTGGGAAGATTACGAATCGGAATTGATTGAAATTGCAGATGCAACATTTGAAGACGCCGGTGCCACTTTTGAGACTGCCAGCAATTATAACCTTAATGATGGTGCCATAATTAATTTTAGAACCAATTTTAGTGAAGCTGATTACATTGGCAGCACCATTCCTTCAGGTCCCGTCCCTGTAATTGCTTTGGTAAACGAATTTAATGGTTCTCCACAAATTACCTCCAGAAGTTTGATGGATATGACACTGTCTGTAAATCAATTTGAAAGTCTCCAGTTTTCACTTTACCCGAACCCTACAACCTCTGGCCTTGTAACTGTTGCCACGGCAAACCAAGGAAATGTAACAGTAAACATTTATGATGTGTTGGGTAAAAACGTACTTAATACCAATATCATGAACGGACAACTAAATGTTAGCACTTTGGCACCTGGAATATACCTTTTAAAACTAGAACAAAACAGTGCTTCAGCCATCAAAAAGCTGATCATTAAATAA
- a CDS encoding LysE family transporter, translating into MNITIAFVLGFMAAFLAVMPPGLLNMTAAKISLKEGHIRGIVFSIGACIIVFVQTLIATVFARYLNRHPDVVEILQRVAFVIFVLVTVYFLLVAKGGGKAEKELEPKSKRSRFFQGMFMSSINVFPIPFQAYMAITLASLGWLQFDTTSISAYVSGAAMGSFAMLYIYMFFFERIKHLQFTSQKNMNYIIGGITGIISLITLVNIIKDLK; encoded by the coding sequence TTGAATATTACCATAGCCTTTGTTTTAGGATTTATGGCTGCTTTTTTAGCTGTCATGCCTCCTGGGTTGTTGAATATGACTGCTGCCAAAATCAGCTTAAAGGAAGGTCATATAAGAGGCATTGTATTTTCAATAGGCGCCTGTATTATTGTATTTGTCCAAACCCTTATCGCAACCGTTTTTGCAAGATACTTAAATAGACATCCTGATGTTGTGGAAATTTTACAGCGCGTAGCTTTTGTGATTTTTGTGTTGGTAACCGTATATTTTCTTTTGGTTGCCAAGGGAGGCGGAAAGGCCGAAAAAGAACTAGAACCAAAAAGCAAGCGTAGCAGGTTTTTTCAGGGAATGTTTATGTCTAGCATCAATGTGTTTCCTATTCCGTTTCAGGCTTATATGGCCATTACGTTGGCATCGTTGGGTTGGCTGCAATTTGATACTACAAGTATTTCAGCCTATGTGTCTGGAGCCGCCATGGGTTCGTTTGCCATGCTGTACATTTATATGTTCTTTTTTGAAAGAATCAAACATTTACAGTTTACCTCTCAGAAAAACATGAACTATATCATTGGTGGAATAACAGGAATCATTTCTTT
- a CDS encoding cell wall metabolism sensor histidine kinase WalK, whose amino-acid sequence MQKKKIKKSYKFAIRTSTYITLFLTLFMSVFLYTSNVEYWWVLVLGFAVVCYLFSFAVIQYRVERFIYRRVKKIYDDLTLLESTSLRKQPITTDMATLTHEIDKYAKDKKLEIETLKVREEYRKEFLGNVAHELKTPLFTVQGYLETLIDGAQNDKKIREKYLERANKGVERLIYIVSDLDMITKLEAGDLSLNVEVFDIVQLVENVFDMLEMKASKKKISLVFDMDYTAPVMVRADKERIQQVLTNLIVNSIKYGHDKGTTEVSIENLIKNKVIVRVTDNGEGIGKENIPRLFERFFRVDKSGSRKEGGSGLGLAIVKHIIEAHDEKIYVESEIGVGSEFSFTLEKAE is encoded by the coding sequence ATGCAGAAGAAAAAAATCAAGAAATCGTATAAGTTCGCTATAAGAACTTCTACGTACATCACACTTTTTTTAACGCTCTTTATGAGTGTTTTTTTATATACCTCCAATGTTGAATATTGGTGGGTATTGGTGTTAGGGTTTGCGGTAGTGTGTTACCTGTTTTCTTTTGCCGTAATCCAATACCGGGTAGAGCGCTTTATATACCGAAGGGTTAAAAAGATATATGATGATCTTACCTTGTTGGAGTCTACGTCTTTAAGGAAGCAGCCCATTACAACCGATATGGCTACCCTTACCCACGAAATCGATAAATACGCTAAGGACAAAAAGCTTGAAATTGAAACCCTAAAAGTAAGGGAAGAATACCGAAAGGAGTTTCTGGGTAATGTTGCCCACGAGCTTAAAACCCCTTTGTTTACGGTGCAGGGATATTTGGAAACATTGATTGATGGTGCTCAAAACGATAAAAAAATCCGAGAAAAATATCTTGAAAGAGCCAATAAGGGGGTCGAGCGGTTAATTTACATTGTGAGCGATTTGGATATGATTACCAAATTAGAAGCGGGCGATTTAAGTTTGAATGTAGAAGTGTTTGATATTGTGCAGTTGGTAGAAAATGTATTTGACATGTTAGAAATGAAGGCTTCCAAGAAAAAGATTTCATTGGTTTTTGACATGGATTATACAGCCCCAGTAATGGTAAGAGCTGATAAAGAGCGTATACAGCAAGTGCTTACAAACCTTATTGTAAATTCCATTAAATACGGGCATGATAAGGGAACTACCGAAGTGAGTATAGAAAACCTGATCAAGAATAAGGTGATTGTGAGAGTGACAGACAATGGGGAAGGAATTGGAAAAGAAAATATCCCACGTTTATTTGAGCGTTTCTTCCGTGTAGATAAGAGTGGTTCTCGTAAAGAAGGAGGTTCTGGCTTGGGGCTTGCCATCGTTAAGCACATCATAGAGGCTCATGACGAAAAGATTTATGTAGAGAGTGAAATTGGCGTTGGAAGTGAATTTTCATTTACCCTTGAAAAGGCTGAATAG
- a CDS encoding response regulator transcription factor, with protein sequence MKKKDIKILLVDDEPDILEIVGYNLSSEGYQVVTAENGHEAVKKAKAEKPQLIILDVMMPEMDGIEACEQIRKIPELGETIITFFTARGEDYSQVAGFEAGADDYITKPIKPKVLISKVKALLRRLKEDDAADNVMKVGNLTINREEYKISVKGEEIVLPRKEFELLSLLATKPGKVFKREEILDKVWGNEVVVGGRTIDVHIRKLREKIGDDSFKTVKGVGYKFVD encoded by the coding sequence ATGAAAAAAAAGGACATAAAAATTCTTCTGGTTGATGATGAACCGGACATTCTGGAAATCGTAGGATATAACCTTTCTTCTGAGGGCTATCAGGTGGTTACTGCTGAAAACGGTCATGAGGCCGTTAAAAAGGCTAAGGCTGAAAAACCACAATTGATAATTCTTGATGTGATGATGCCGGAGATGGATGGTATTGAAGCCTGTGAGCAAATCAGGAAGATTCCAGAATTGGGAGAAACCATCATTACATTTTTTACCGCCAGAGGAGAAGATTATTCGCAAGTTGCGGGCTTTGAAGCAGGCGCTGACGATTATATAACCAAGCCTATCAAGCCAAAAGTATTGATTAGTAAGGTGAAGGCATTGTTGAGACGTCTTAAAGAAGATGATGCTGCGGATAACGTAATGAAAGTTGGTAACTTGACCATCAATAGAGAGGAGTATAAAATTTCTGTAAAAGGAGAAGAAATAGTGCTTCCCAGAAAAGAGTTTGAACTACTATCTTTATTGGCCACCAAACCGGGAAAAGTATTTAAAAGAGAGGAAATACTGGATAAGGTTTGGGGTAATGAAGTTGTTGTAGGCGGACGTACCATTGATGTTCATATCAGAAAACTGAGAGAAAAAATAGGAGATGATAGCTTTAAAACCGTAAAAGGAGTTGGCTATAAGTTTGTAGATTAA
- the trmB gene encoding tRNA (guanosine(46)-N7)-methyltransferase TrmB has protein sequence MGSKNKLKRFKENETFSNVFQPTRDELVNAEFALKGNWNKTVFKNDHPLVLELGCGKGEYSVALAQKYPEKNFIGIDIKGARFWRGAKTAVEDGIDNVAFLRTQIELIEYAFAENEVDEIWITFPDPQIKYKRTKHRLTNSEFLKRYKHILKPDGIVNLKTDSEFMHGYTLGLLHGEGHEVLYSNHDVYRQEGSPEEVTSIQTFYESQYLEQNKPITYIRFKIKDS, from the coding sequence GTGGGAAGTAAAAATAAGCTCAAGCGTTTTAAGGAAAATGAGACGTTTTCAAATGTATTTCAGCCTACAAGGGATGAATTGGTGAATGCGGAATTTGCGTTGAAGGGTAACTGGAACAAAACCGTTTTTAAAAACGATCATCCGTTGGTGTTGGAATTGGGATGTGGAAAAGGAGAGTATTCCGTAGCCTTGGCGCAAAAATATCCAGAAAAGAATTTTATAGGAATTGACATTAAGGGAGCTCGCTTTTGGAGAGGTGCCAAAACAGCAGTGGAAGATGGGATTGATAACGTGGCCTTTTTGAGAACGCAGATTGAATTGATCGAGTATGCCTTTGCTGAAAATGAAGTAGACGAAATTTGGATTACATTCCCGGATCCACAAATAAAATATAAGCGTACCAAGCACCGCTTGACCAATTCTGAATTTTTAAAACGTTACAAACACATTCTTAAGCCAGACGGTATCGTTAATCTAAAAACCGATAGCGAGTTTATGCATGGTTACACGCTTGGTTTGTTGCATGGTGAAGGACATGAAGTGTTGTACTCCAACCATGATGTGTACAGACAGGAAGGTAGTCCGGAAGAGGTGACCAGCATACAAACGTTTTATGAGAGTCAATATTTAGAACAAAACAAACCAATTACGTATATTAGGTTTAAAATCAAAGATTCTTGA